Within the Gemmatimonadales bacterium genome, the region TCCTGCGACAGCGCGGCATAGCGAGCCAGCGCGTGAGCGTTGGCGTCGATGCAGAAGTTGGTCGGGATGCCGCTGCCGATAGTTATCACCGCGCGCCACTTGGTGAACCGCGCGCCCAGCTTGAAGTATTCGGCCAGCCGCTCGCGCAAGCCGTCGAGGCCCTCGGTGATCTGCTCACCCGGGAAACCGGCCAGCGCCTTGGCGCCCTTGTCCACCTTGATGCCGGGGATGCTCCCTTGCTTCACGAGCAACTCGGCGAAGGGCTTGCCGTCGTCGGCCTTGTGGCGGAGCGTCTCGTCGAACAGAATGACACCGCTGATGTACTCGCCGACCCCGGGCGAGGCGAAGAGCATCTGCCGGTAGGCGCGGCGGTTCTCCTCGGTGTTGGCTAGGTTGATGCTCTTGAACCGCTTGTCGATCGTTCCGTGGCTTTCGTCGGCCGCGAGGATGCCCCTGCCCGGGGAGACCAGGGCCTTGGCGGTGGCGGCGAGATCGTGCGTGGTCATCGTGGCACCCCGTTCATCGAGCCCAAGCCAACAGGCAACCCGTTCTGGTCGTAGATGTAGCACTGAGTTACGGCGAAAAAAGGTAACCCGCCGCGGAGGCAGACCGCCAGATGGCACCGGTGATTGACCTTCGGAGTGATACCGTCACGCGCCCCTCCGCCGCCATGCGGAAGGCCATGGCCGAGGCGGAGGTCGGCGACGATGTGCTGGATGGCGACCCGACCACCCGCCGGCTCGAGGAGCGGGTGGCCGAGCTGCTGGGGAAGGGCGACGCCCTGTTCTTCCCGTCCGGCACCCAGGCCAATCAGACCGGCATCTGGCTCAGCACGCGGCCCGGGACGGAGCTGCTGGTCGAGGCCAACGCGCACCTGGTGCATTACGAGATCGCCGGGGTGGCGGCGCTTTCGGGCGTCCAGATCCGGCCGGTCGCGACACCGGACGGCCTGCTGACTGCGGACCTGGTGCGCGGCGCGCTCCGCCCCGGCTCCCCGCACGTCCCGCGTCCCTCCGCGATCGCGATCGAGAACACCCACAATGCGGCGGGCGGGAAGGTGATGCCGGTCGCCGTCGCGGACGCGATCGGCGCGCTGGCGGACGAGGTCGGGCTCCCGCTGCACCTCGATGGCGCGCGGCTCTGGAATGCGGCCACGGCCCTCGGCGTGCCGCCGGCGCGGTGCGCCAAGCCCGCGCGCACGGTCATGGTCGCCTTCTCCAAGGCGCTCGGCTGTCCAGTGGGCTCGTGCCTCGCGTTCCCCAAGGAGGCACGAAGGGATGTATGGGAGATCCGGAAGCGCCTGGGCGGGGGGATGCGCCAGTCGGGCATCCTGGCCGCGGCGGCGCTCTACGCGCTCGACCACAACCTGGAGCGCATCTCGGAAGACCACGCCAACGCGAAGAAGCTCGCGGCAGGGCTACGCGGCCATCCCGCGGTCAGGCCGCTCGAGCCCGAAACGAACATCGTCATGCTGGATCTCGTGCGGGAGCAGGATAGTGCGGAAACGGTGATCCCCCG harbors:
- a CDS encoding GntG family PLP-dependent aldolase, which codes for MAPVIDLRSDTVTRPSAAMRKAMAEAEVGDDVLDGDPTTRRLEERVAELLGKGDALFFPSGTQANQTGIWLSTRPGTELLVEANAHLVHYEIAGVAALSGVQIRPVATPDGLLTADLVRGALRPGSPHVPRPSAIAIENTHNAAGGKVMPVAVADAIGALADEVGLPLHLDGARLWNAATALGVPPARCAKPARTVMVAFSKALGCPVGSCLAFPKEARRDVWEIRKRLGGGMRQSGILAAAALYALDHNLERISEDHANAKKLAAGLRGHPAVRPLEPETNIVMLDLVREQDSAETVIPRLAERGVKVVPFGPRRLRAVTHLDVSTQDIERAIAIIGQVLA